From Prinia subflava isolate CZ2003 ecotype Zambia chromosome 20, Cam_Psub_1.2, whole genome shotgun sequence, the proteins below share one genomic window:
- the LOC134560496 gene encoding HEPACAM family member 2-like has product MSLQVVLQRGDSRFYRLRAQEEAMAWFQLHVVEPLSQPKIVGNSLVKAGDNAKLVCSVVKGEADAYWWKKSGELLLGSERIYFVENSTLCILQATISDSGYYTCVVSNAVSQNETSFLLQVYHSPNVMLPVILTCVIIGLLAGIFVWCQRREISCDSCW; this is encoded by the exons ATGTCGCTGCAGGTGGTGCTGCAGCGTGGGGACAGCCGCTTCTACCGCCTCAGGGCCCAGGAGGAGGCCATGGCCTGGTTCCAGCTGCACGTTGTGG AGCCGCTGTCCCAGCCAAAAATCGTGGGCAACTCCTTGGTGAAGGCAGGAGACAACGCCAAACTGGTTTGCAGTGTGGTGAAAGGGGAGGCAGATGCCTACTGGTGGAAGAAAAgtggggagctgctcctgggaagtGAGCGCATCTACTTTGTGGAGAACTCCACGCTCTGCATCCTGCAGGCAACCATCAGCGACAGCGGCTACTACACGTGCGTGGTGAGCAACGCAGTGAGCCAGAATGAGAcctccttcctgctccaggTTTACC ACTCTCCGAACGTGATGCTGCCTGTGATCCTGACCTGTGTCATCATTGGCTTGCTCGCAG GTATCTTCGTCTGGTGCCAGAGAAGGGAGATCTCATGTGACAGCTGTTG